TGAACCAAGTTCAAGCCAGTAAAAATATTCATATTTTCATGAGCGGCAATGCGGCTCCAGCCAGCTTAGGGCTTCGAGAGGACCTACGGACTCGTTTAGGCTGGGGCTTAATCTTCCAGACCCAGCTTTTAGACGATGATGAGAAAATACAAGCAATAGAGCTCGCCGCCAAAGCAAGGGGTTTAGTGCTCTCACCAGATGTCCTGCCTTGGTTGCTGAACCGTTTTTATCGTGACATGCCTAATCTCATGGCTTTAATTGATGCTTTGGATGCGTATTCTTTAGAAACTAAACGTGCTGTAACCTTGCCACTGGTACGCGAGCTTTTACAGCCCAATTAATTATTCGACATTTCATTCGTGACTCAACTAGCCCTTTTTGATTTAGACCACACCCTCCTTCCTTGCGATAGCGACTATGAGTGGGGACAATTTTTGGCGCGCATTGGCGTGGTTGATAGCAAATACTATGCGCAGCAAAATGAGCGCTTTTATCAAGACTATAAAGATGGCAAGCTTGATATTCATGAATTTCTACGCTTTGCCCTAAAGCCGCTCTCAGAACACTCTCGCACCCAACTCAAAGAGTGGCACGATGCATTTATGGAGGAAGTGATCCACGGTCAATTGCGTCAGCAGGCATTTGACTTGATCAAGCGCCATCAAGACGCAGGCGATCTTTGCTGCGTCATTACAGCAACCAACAGCTTTGTCACTCGCCCCATTGTGGAGAGTTTTGGTATTGAGCACCTGATTGCCACAGAGCCAGCCACTATAGATAACCAGCCTTTGGCCAACTACACTGGCGAAGTAAAAGGCACCCCCAATTTTCGTGAAGGCAAGATTCAAAATCTTCACGACTGGCTAGCATCTCAAAAACTCTCTTTAGATGCTTTGCCGTATAGCTATTTTTACTCTGACTCGATCAACGACTTACCTCTACTTGAAAAGGTCAGTCGCCCGGTTGCTACTAACCCAGATGATCGCTTACGCAATGAAGCCAATCAGCGAAACTGGCCAATTCTCGAACTGTTTGCATGATTACTAAATTTATTAAGCGTATTTTGCGTCGCGACCCCATGGTCAAGCATACGCACGCAAACAATAGTGGCGCACCAAAACGCATTGCCAAAAAATCTCACAAGATAGATCCGCATCTTCTTTCCAAGAACGCAGTGAAGGTTACTCAAACCTTACAACAAGCAGGATATGAGGCCTTTATTATTGGCGGCGCAGTACGTGACCTCGTTCTCGGAATTAGCCCTAAGGATTTTGATGTGGCCACCAATGCAACTCCCGATCAAGTCCAAAGACTCTTTCGTAAGGCGCGCCTCATTGGTCGTCGCTTTCAAATTGTGCACGTAACCTTCTTTGGCAAAGGACATCCTGAAATTATTGAAGTATCGACTTTTAGAGCCCTCCTGGATAATGCCGGTGACCACGTGGCTGAGAGTGGCCGTATCTTGCGCGATAACGTGTGGGGTTCACAAGGTGAAGATGCGGCAAGACGTGATTTCACAATCAATGCCATGTACTACGATCCATCCACCGAAACTGTTTTGGACTACCACGGTGGTATGGTAGATATGCAAAAGAAAGTGCTGCGCATGATTGGTGACCCAGCGAAGCGCTATCGAGAGGATCCAGTGCGCATGCTTCGCGCGATTCGTTTTGCGGCCAAAACAGGATTTACCCTAGACGCCGCTACGCGCGCACCCATTGCCAAATTAGGCAAGCTCTTGCAAGACGTTCCATCAGCAAGACTGTTTGATGAGATTTTGAAACTCTTAATGTCAGGTTATTCTTGGGCAGCTATTCAAGGCCTACGAGATGCTGGACTTCATTACGGCTTGCTACCACTGCTAGATCACATCTTGGAAGATAGTAAGGCCTCCAAGGGGTCAAATGATTTTGTGAGGCTTGCATTGGCTAATACTGATCAACGCATCCAATCTGGCAAAAGTGTCTCGGCAGGATTTTTATTTGCCACCTTGCTTTGGCCTGATTTACTCAAGAACTGGAAAGCCAACCTTACTAAGGGCATGGCTAATATCCCCGCACTCCAGGACGCAATGGATGGCACTATTGCAACCCAAAGTAGTGGCATGGCGATTCAAAGACGCTTTGAAAGTGATATGCGAGAAATTTGGTCCATGCAACCCCGCTTTGAAAAGCGAGTTGGGCGCTACCCTTACCGCCTCATTGAGTCCCCACGTTTTAGAGCTGGCTATGACTTCATGCTTTTACGCTGTGCAACTGGAGAACAAAACCCAGCCATTGGCGAGTGGTGGACTAACTTTATTACGGCAGACCCTACAGCCCAAGAAGAATTGATGGTGAAAGCTAAATCCGAATCTGGCTCGACCACAAGCTCGCCCAATAAACGGCGCAGACGCAGAAAACCAAAATCTGCGACACTCCCAGAAAATTTAGCTGGCTAAGCAGACTTAGAGAAATTTCGGTAAAGTAGTTTCATCTCTAGTTTGGAATCGTATGGCAAGAGCTTTTATTGGATTTGGCGGCAATATCGGTGACTCGCGTCAGCTCATTACTGACGCAATAGTCTGCTTGGCACTGCGAGCTGAGCTACAAATCCTGGCAAAAAGCTGTTTTTATCAAAGCGCCCCCGTTGAAGCTACAGGCGGTGACTACATCAACGCAGTCATTGAAATCGAAACTCAACTAAGTCCTTATGGGCTTTTGCATGTCTGCCAAGCGATTGAGCAAGAATTTGGTCGGGAACGCCCATATGCCAATGCACCCCGCACTCTAGATATCGATATCCTGTCTTTCGAAGGGGTAACCCAAAACGAAACTGAGTTGATGCTACCGCACCCCAAGATCATTGAGCGCTCTTTTGTGCTTTTACCCTTACTCGAAATCGCACCAGATTTCTTTCTGCCAAATTTAGGCAAACTCAAGGCTTACCTCCCCAAAGTGGCCCACCAAAGAATAGAAAAACTACCCTGCCGCAACTGCAATTGCGGGGAAAAAGACGTTTATAGCCAAACGGCGCATTAATTCATTAAACTCTCGCCATGGGCTACTTACAGGGCGATAAGCCAATCACGATTACCAAGCTCCTCGCGATGCACGCTGAGGGTGAAAAAATCTCGATGCTCACAGCATACGACTCCACGATGTCTGCGCTTCTCAATCGCAGCGGTGTTGAAACCATCCTCGTTGGCGACTCTCTAGGCAACGTTATTCAAGGCCACACTAGCACTACTCCAGTGACCGTAGAGCAAGTTGCTTACCATACAGAATGTGTAGCTCGCGCCAATACCCAAGCTTTTTTAATTGCCGATTTACCTTTCGCTAGTTACGGTGATCCAACTCTTGCGCTTGACTCAGCCGCAATCTTGATGCGTGCAGGCGCTGATATGGTCAAACTCGAGGGCGGTGATTGGCAAGTCGATATTATTCGCTACCTTGTAGAGCGGAGCGTACCGGTTTGCGCTCATCTGGGATTGCTACCCCAATCTGTACATGTTCTTGGTGGATATAAGGTTCAAGGCAAATCCAAGGATGCAGCCACCCACATGCTCGAGCAAGCGCTCGCTTGTCAAGAAGCCGGTGCACAAATGATTGTGCTCGAGGCAATTCCTTCCTCGCTTGGAGAAAAAATCACAGCTGAGCTCAATATTCCTACTATTGGAATAGGTGCTGGGCCAGATTGTTCGGGTCAAGTGCTGGTGCTACAAGATATGTTAGGCATAAGCCCAGGCAGACCTCCTAAGTTTGTCAAAAACTTTATGGAAGGTTATCATTCGATTGAAGCGGCTATTAAAGCTTATGTACGTGAAGTCAAGTCCGGAAAATTTCCCGGACCAGAGCACGGTTTTGCTGGTTAATTAACCGAAGAAACTTTTTACCCCTTCAAACCAACCCTTTTGTTGCGGGCTATGCTTATCACCAGCAGTCTTCAGACTATCGTCAAACTGCTTGAGTAACTTTCTTTGCTCATCAGTTAACTTCACTGGCGTTTCCACTACCACGTGAACGAATAAATCGCCTACCAAGCTTGAGCGCAGTCCTTTGATACCTTTACTACGTAAGCGGAAAGTTTTACCTGTCTGAGTTCCTTCAGGAATTGGAAACTCAACGCGCCCCGAAAGTGTTGGTACTTCAATATCACCACCAAGGGTTGCAGTAGCAAATGAAATTGGCATCTGCACATGCAAATCACTCCCATCGCGCTCGAAGACTTTATGTGGCTTGACTCGAACTTCAACATAGAGGTCACCAGAAGGGCCGCCGTTAATACCAGGCTCCCCGTTACCTACTGAGCGCACTCGCATCCCATCATCAATACCTGCAGGTATTTTGATTTCGAGTGTTTTTTGCTCTTTAAGCTTACCGGTTCCATGGCAGGTTTTACATGGCTTAGGAATGAACTCACCAGTGCCACGGCACTTAGGGCAAGTTTGCTGCATAGAGAAAAAACCCTGTTGAACTCGCACTTGACCATGGCCATCACAAGTAGAGCATTTTTCTGCCTTTGAACCAGGCTCAGCACCAATACCATGACATGGCTTGCAATTACTCCAGCTAGGCACCCGAATTTGAGTGGTATACCCTTCGGCAGCCTGCTCTAAAGTAATGTCCATGTTGTAGCGCAAATCAGCACCCTTATAAACTTGCGGACCTGAGTGCCGGCCACCGCCTTGACCAAAAATATCGCCAAAGATGTCGCCAAACGCATCGGCAAAGCCGCCACCTCCAAAACCACCGCCGCCAAATCCACCGCCCATCGATGGATCAACCCCAGCGTGCCCGTATTGATCATAAGCAGCGCGCTTATTTGAATCGGTCAAGGTCTCGTAAGCCTCTTTCACTTCCTTAAATTGAGTTTCAGCCGTTTTGCTATCGGGATTGCGATCTGGGTGATATTTCATGGCCAGTTTGCGATAAGCTTTTTTAAGCTCATCATCACTTGCTCCTTTTGCTACGCCAAGGACTTCATAAAAATCGCGTTTACTTTTAGGCACGGCCTATTCCTCTCAACAGCCTGAATGACACAAGTCGGCTCGAGGCCGACTTGTTATTTAAGTACTTCAAAATTACGTTAATAAATGCTTGATTTCAGAATTACTTCTTCTCATCAACCTCTTTAAAGTCAGCGTCAACTACGTCAGCATCTGGCGCTGCTTTTTGCTCACCAGCTGGAGCTGCGCCTGCAGCACCGCTAGCTTTAGCTTGTTCAGCAGCCATTACTTTTTCGCCCAACTTCTGACTTGCCTTACCCAAAGCTTCGGTCTTAGCTTCAATAACAGCTTTATCGCTGCCTTTAATGGCCTCATCTAATTCTTTGAGTGCCGCTTCGATCGCTTCTTTCTCAGAGGCCTCTAAACTAGCGCCGTGCTCTTCTAAAGCCTTCTTGGTTGAGTGAGCCAAAGCATCGGCAGTGTTACGGGCAGTGACCAATTCCAAAGCTTTCTTATC
This genomic interval from Polynucleobacter necessarius contains the following:
- the folK gene encoding 2-amino-4-hydroxy-6-hydroxymethyldihydropteridine diphosphokinase, encoding MARAFIGFGGNIGDSRQLITDAIVCLALRAELQILAKSCFYQSAPVEATGGDYINAVIEIETQLSPYGLLHVCQAIEQEFGRERPYANAPRTLDIDILSFEGVTQNETELMLPHPKIIERSFVLLPLLEIAPDFFLPNLGKLKAYLPKVAHQRIEKLPCRNCNCGEKDVYSQTAH
- the pcnB gene encoding polynucleotide adenylyltransferase PcnB, coding for MITKFIKRILRRDPMVKHTHANNSGAPKRIAKKSHKIDPHLLSKNAVKVTQTLQQAGYEAFIIGGAVRDLVLGISPKDFDVATNATPDQVQRLFRKARLIGRRFQIVHVTFFGKGHPEIIEVSTFRALLDNAGDHVAESGRILRDNVWGSQGEDAARRDFTINAMYYDPSTETVLDYHGGMVDMQKKVLRMIGDPAKRYREDPVRMLRAIRFAAKTGFTLDAATRAPIAKLGKLLQDVPSARLFDEILKLLMSGYSWAAIQGLRDAGLHYGLLPLLDHILEDSKASKGSNDFVRLALANTDQRIQSGKSVSAGFLFATLLWPDLLKNWKANLTKGMANIPALQDAMDGTIATQSSGMAIQRRFESDMREIWSMQPRFEKRVGRYPYRLIESPRFRAGYDFMLLRCATGEQNPAIGEWWTNFITADPTAQEELMVKAKSESGSTTSSPNKRRRRRKPKSATLPENLAG
- the panB gene encoding 3-methyl-2-oxobutanoate hydroxymethyltransferase, with the translated sequence MGYLQGDKPITITKLLAMHAEGEKISMLTAYDSTMSALLNRSGVETILVGDSLGNVIQGHTSTTPVTVEQVAYHTECVARANTQAFLIADLPFASYGDPTLALDSAAILMRAGADMVKLEGGDWQVDIIRYLVERSVPVCAHLGLLPQSVHVLGGYKVQGKSKDAATHMLEQALACQEAGAQMIVLEAIPSSLGEKITAELNIPTIGIGAGPDCSGQVLVLQDMLGISPGRPPKFVKNFMEGYHSIEAAIKAYVREVKSGKFPGPEHGFAG
- a CDS encoding histidinol-phosphatase, producing MTQLALFDLDHTLLPCDSDYEWGQFLARIGVVDSKYYAQQNERFYQDYKDGKLDIHEFLRFALKPLSEHSRTQLKEWHDAFMEEVIHGQLRQQAFDLIKRHQDAGDLCCVITATNSFVTRPIVESFGIEHLIATEPATIDNQPLANYTGEVKGTPNFREGKIQNLHDWLASQKLSLDALPYSYFYSDSINDLPLLEKVSRPVATNPDDRLRNEANQRNWPILELFA
- the dnaJ gene encoding molecular chaperone DnaJ, whose amino-acid sequence is MPKSKRDFYEVLGVAKGASDDELKKAYRKLAMKYHPDRNPDSKTAETQFKEVKEAYETLTDSNKRAAYDQYGHAGVDPSMGGGFGGGGFGGGGFADAFGDIFGDIFGQGGGRHSGPQVYKGADLRYNMDITLEQAAEGYTTQIRVPSWSNCKPCHGIGAEPGSKAEKCSTCDGHGQVRVQQGFFSMQQTCPKCRGTGEFIPKPCKTCHGTGKLKEQKTLEIKIPAGIDDGMRVRSVGNGEPGINGGPSGDLYVEVRVKPHKVFERDGSDLHVQMPISFATATLGGDIEVPTLSGRVEFPIPEGTQTGKTFRLRSKGIKGLRSSLVGDLFVHVVVETPVKLTDEQRKLLKQFDDSLKTAGDKHSPQQKGWFEGVKSFFG